The bacterium genome includes a region encoding these proteins:
- the rplC gene encoding 50S ribosomal protein L3, giving the protein MSETVKTLIGKKIGQTTLFEESGKATHVTVLEVGPCVVIQKKTQDKEGYNALQLGFAEKKEKHTTKSLQGHFKKSGATPKRVLKEVIVTDAAPFQVGQTLTVENLKETVWVDVTGVTKGKGFQGVVRRHGFRGGRNSHGSMFHRAPGGIGASSDPSRVYPGSRMPGHMGTTQNTVLNLRVVKVDSDNNLLFVKGAVPGANGGIITVRPSVKK; this is encoded by the coding sequence ATGAGCGAGACCGTGAAGACATTGATCGGCAAGAAGATCGGCCAGACCACCCTTTTTGAGGAAAGCGGCAAGGCCACCCACGTGACCGTGCTGGAGGTGGGTCCTTGTGTGGTCATCCAAAAGAAGACCCAGGACAAAGAGGGGTATAACGCCCTTCAATTGGGGTTCGCTGAGAAGAAAGAAAAACACACGACGAAGTCGCTCCAAGGCCACTTCAAAAAGTCCGGGGCCACTCCGAAACGGGTGCTCAAGGAAGTGATCGTGACCGACGCAGCGCCCTTCCAGGTCGGCCAGACTTTGACGGTCGAGAACCTGAAGGAGACGGTCTGGGTGGATGTGACGGGCGTGACCAAAGGGAAGGGTTTTCAGGGTGTGGTTCGTCGCCACGGGTTCCGCGGTGGTCGTAATTCCCACGGCAGCATGTTCCATCGTGCGCCGGGTGGTATCGGCGCCTCTTCCGATCCTTCCCGTGTCTATCCCGGGAGCCGGATGCCGGGCCATATGGGGACCACACAGAACACGGTCTTGAACTTACGGGTCGTGAAGGTGGACTCGGACAACAATCTACTTTTCGTCAAGGGCGCGGTGCCCGGGGCCAACGGCGGGATCATTACGGTCCGCCCAAGCGTAAAAAAATAA
- the rplD gene encoding 50S ribosomal protein L4 → MPKANLYNPAGQSTGQVDLPESLFGLKVRPHHLWRGVTTHLANQRLGTVKTKAKGEVSGGGKKPFKQKGTGNARQGSIRAVQFVGGGIAHGPKPRDYSKALPKKMRRQALAESLSDKAQQGNLLVIESLKFDGPKTKQAALMLKGLGVTGKKCLVVTDQSNENTSKSFRNLRGATLLSRENLNTYEVVSHEVVVLTQGTLKKLTESLTTAASGKEKVS, encoded by the coding sequence ATGCCTAAAGCGAATCTTTACAATCCAGCGGGTCAATCCACCGGGCAGGTGGACCTTCCCGAGTCCCTTTTCGGGCTCAAGGTCCGTCCCCATCATTTGTGGAGGGGTGTAACCACCCACTTGGCCAACCAACGTTTGGGAACGGTCAAGACCAAGGCCAAGGGCGAGGTTTCCGGGGGCGGCAAGAAGCCCTTCAAACAGAAAGGGACCGGGAACGCCCGCCAAGGGTCCATCCGGGCCGTTCAATTCGTGGGTGGCGGCATCGCCCATGGGCCGAAGCCCCGTGATTATTCCAAGGCGCTCCCTAAGAAGATGCGCCGCCAAGCCTTGGCCGAATCCCTTTCCGACAAGGCCCAACAAGGCAACCTTTTGGTCATTGAGAGCTTGAAGTTCGATGGTCCCAAGACCAAGCAGGCGGCCCTGATGCTCAAAGGCTTGGGTGTCACCGGCAAGAAATGCCTGGTGGTCACCGACCAATCCAACGAGAACACGTCCAAGAGCTTCCGTAATCTCCGCGGGGCGACCCTTTTGTCCCGAGAGAACCTGAACACCTATGAGGTGGTCAGCCACGAGGTGGTCGTTTTGACCCAGGGCACCCTGAAGAAGCTCACCGAGTCCCTTACGACCGCCGCGTCGGGCAAGGAGAAGGTGTCATGA
- the rplW gene encoding 50S ribosomal protein L23 — translation MKKIQEVIIRPLITERSTQLREKGKYSFQVHPNATKQEIRNAVESIFKKDKVEVLKVNTTKVPAKLRRFGRSQSKAYRWKKAIVTLKPGQKLELMEGA, via the coding sequence ATGAAGAAGATCCAAGAGGTCATCATCCGCCCCTTGATCACGGAGCGCAGCACCCAGTTGCGCGAAAAGGGAAAGTATTCCTTCCAGGTCCATCCGAACGCGACCAAGCAGGAGATCCGTAATGCGGTCGAATCGATCTTCAAGAAAGATAAGGTCGAGGTCTTGAAGGTGAACACGACCAAAGTTCCGGCCAAGCTCCGCCGTTTCGGCCGCTCCCAGTCCAAGGCCTATCGCTGGAAGAAGGCGATCGTCACCCTCAAGCCCGGCCAAAAGCTGGAACTCATGGAAGGGGCATAA
- the rplB gene encoding 50S ribosomal protein L2 → MAIKAYKPTSAGRRGMTAIVDKDLTKKAPEKSLMEPLKSTGGRNMYGRITSRHRGAGHKRQYRVIDFGRGKDGMTAKVVSLEYDPNRTSRIALIQFLDGEKKYILAPEGLKVGDQVISGQGADVKPGHAMKLKDVPLGTMLHNIELRPGKGGQLVRSAGSVAQLMAREGDYATIKLPSGEMRKVHVECMASVGQVGNLDHINVSIGKAGRMRWMGERPQSRGVVTRPGDGHPMGGGEGKTSGGRHPTTPWGKPTKGYKTRKNKFTEKYIVTRRK, encoded by the coding sequence ATGGCCATCAAAGCCTACAAACCAACCTCCGCTGGCCGCCGCGGCATGACGGCCATCGTGGACAAGGACCTGACAAAAAAGGCCCCGGAAAAGTCCCTGATGGAACCCCTCAAGTCCACGGGCGGGCGCAATATGTATGGTCGTATCACTTCGCGCCACCGCGGCGCCGGGCATAAGCGCCAATACCGTGTCATCGATTTTGGCCGGGGGAAGGACGGCATGACCGCCAAGGTCGTCTCCCTCGAATACGATCCGAACCGCACCTCTCGCATTGCTCTCATCCAGTTCCTGGACGGAGAAAAGAAGTACATCCTGGCTCCTGAGGGCTTAAAAGTGGGCGACCAGGTCATCTCCGGGCAGGGCGCCGATGTGAAACCCGGCCACGCCATGAAATTGAAGGATGTCCCCCTCGGTACCATGTTGCACAACATCGAGCTTCGTCCCGGCAAAGGCGGGCAGTTGGTCCGGTCCGCCGGGTCCGTCGCCCAGTTGATGGCCCGGGAAGGGGACTATGCGACCATCAAGCTGCCCTCGGGTGAGATGCGGAAGGTCCATGTGGAATGCATGGCCTCCGTTGGACAGGTCGGGAACCTGGATCACATCAACGTCAGCATCGGCAAGGCCGGCCGCATGCGTTGGATGGGGGAAAGGCCCCAATCCCGCGGTGTGGTGACCCGTCCAGGCGACGGCCATCCGATGGGCGGTGGCGAAGGGAAAACCTCCGGTGGCCGCCATCCGACCACGCCTTGGGGCAAGCCGACCAAGGGTTACAAGACCCGTAAGAACAAGTTCACCGAGAAATACATCGTCACACGCCGTAAATAA
- the rpsS gene encoding 30S ribosomal protein S19, with protein MSRSMKKGPYLDQKLMKLIQKMNRASDKKVIKTYVRRCTVHPEMVGHTFAIHNGKKFIPVFITENMVGHKLGEFAPTRTFKAHGAVKTEKASALK; from the coding sequence ATGAGCCGATCGATGAAAAAAGGTCCCTACCTGGACCAAAAGCTGATGAAGTTGATCCAGAAGATGAACCGCGCCAGTGACAAGAAGGTCATCAAGACCTATGTCCGTCGCTGCACGGTCCATCCGGAGATGGTGGGGCATACCTTCGCCATCCATAACGGGAAGAAATTCATCCCCGTCTTCATCACGGAGAACATGGTCGGTCACAAGCTGGGCGAGTTCGCCCCCACCCGCACTTTCAAGGCCCACGGGGCCGTGAAGACGGAAAAAGCCTCGGCCCTGAAATAG
- the rplV gene encoding 50S ribosomal protein L22 produces the protein MQAQAISRFTSVTPRKARQVVELIKKKNVGEALNILAFTKKRAAGVLAKVVKAAVSNAGQNGRVDVDKWVIKSIQVDGGPMKRNTRRFIPRAMGRASLIHKRTSHIRVIVTDETKN, from the coding sequence ATGCAAGCACAAGCGATCTCCCGATTTACCAGCGTGACGCCCCGCAAGGCCCGTCAGGTCGTGGAGTTGATCAAGAAGAAGAACGTTGGGGAGGCCTTGAACATCCTTGCCTTCACCAAGAAGCGGGCGGCCGGTGTCCTGGCGAAGGTGGTCAAGGCGGCGGTCTCCAATGCCGGTCAGAACGGCCGGGTCGACGTGGACAAATGGGTCATCAAATCCATCCAGGTGGATGGTGGCCCTATGAAGCGCAATACGCGCCGTTTCATCCCCCGGGCCATGGGCCGGGCCAGCTTGATCCATAAGCGGACCAGCCACATCCGGGTGATCGTGACGGACGAGACAAAGAACTAG
- the rpsC gene encoding 30S ribosomal protein S3 yields MGQKINPTGLRVGIIRDWDSLWFNAKHKIYTQTLLEDIEIRKFVKLRLKHAGIARVVLKRKGEVVEVDIFASRPGIVIGKKGSEVDKLKEELQRFSKKEVRININEEKHPETNAQLISEGVCGQLEKRVAFRRAMKKAIQAALDGGAKGIKIMCSGRLAGSEIARTEWYREGRVPLHTLRADIDFGFSEASTTYGKIGVKCWVFKKEIFGSKDKQEEVVPAKAKPQARERRGPESRPAPTKA; encoded by the coding sequence TTGGGACAAAAAATCAATCCGACGGGTTTACGCGTCGGCATCATCCGGGACTGGGATTCCTTGTGGTTCAACGCGAAGCATAAGATTTATACCCAGACCCTGCTCGAGGATATCGAGATCCGCAAGTTCGTGAAACTGCGCTTAAAACACGCCGGTATCGCCCGGGTGGTCCTGAAGCGCAAAGGGGAAGTGGTCGAGGTCGACATTTTCGCTTCCCGTCCCGGTATTGTCATCGGCAAGAAGGGGTCCGAGGTCGACAAGCTGAAGGAAGAGCTCCAACGCTTCTCGAAAAAAGAGGTGCGGATCAATATCAACGAGGAGAAGCATCCCGAGACCAATGCCCAATTGATCTCCGAGGGTGTGTGTGGACAGTTGGAAAAACGGGTCGCTTTCCGCCGCGCGATGAAAAAGGCCATCCAAGCCGCCCTGGACGGCGGGGCCAAGGGGATCAAGATCATGTGCTCCGGCCGTTTGGCCGGCTCCGAGATCGCCCGAACCGAATGGTACCGTGAAGGCCGGGTGCCCCTGCATACCCTCCGGGCCGATATCGACTTCGGTTTCTCCGAAGCGAGCACCACCTATGGCAAGATCGGCGTGAAGTGCTGGGTGTTCAAGAAAGAGATCTTCGGATCGAAGGATAAACAAGAAGAAGTGGTCCCGGCCAAGGCCAAGCCCCAGGCCCGGGAAAGACGCGGTCCCGAGAGCCGGCCCGCGCCGACCAAGGCTTGA
- the rplP gene encoding 50S ribosomal protein L16 produces the protein MLMPKRVKYRKTMKGRMRGQTKNGAEMAFGEFGLKSMDASYVTDRQIEAARVAINRHMKRVGKLWVRIFPDKPITRKPAEVRMGGGKGAPDHWAAVVKPGRILFELSGCPEKVAQEAFELAAHKLPVKTRYISRSQSGGVA, from the coding sequence ATGTTAATGCCCAAACGTGTGAAATACCGCAAGACGATGAAAGGCCGGATGCGAGGCCAGACGAAGAACGGCGCCGAGATGGCTTTCGGCGAGTTCGGCTTGAAATCGATGGATGCTTCTTATGTCACCGATCGCCAGATCGAAGCCGCCCGTGTGGCCATCAACCGCCACATGAAGCGTGTCGGTAAACTTTGGGTCCGGATATTCCCGGACAAGCCGATCACCCGTAAGCCTGCCGAAGTCCGTATGGGCGGTGGGAAAGGCGCTCCGGATCATTGGGCCGCGGTCGTCAAGCCGGGTCGTATCCTTTTTGAGCTGAGCGGTTGCCCTGAGAAAGTGGCCCAAGAGGCTTTTGAATTGGCGGCCCATAAATTGCCGGTGAAGACGCGTTATATTTCCCGCTCCCAGTCCGGAGGTGTGGCATGA
- the rpmC gene encoding 50S ribosomal protein L29, translating to MKSKEIRDLNLDQIKSQLISKEEELFNLKIQLATKQLENPMKIREARRHVARLKTILREKEKDSKAS from the coding sequence ATGAAATCGAAAGAGATCAGGGACCTCAACTTGGATCAGATCAAGAGCCAATTGATCTCCAAGGAAGAGGAACTTTTCAATTTGAAGATCCAGCTGGCCACGAAACAGCTGGAGAACCCGATGAAGATCCGGGAGGCCCGCCGCCATGTGGCGCGGCTCAAGACGATCCTTCGTGAAAAAGAAAAAGACAGCAAGGCTTCGTGA
- the rpsQ gene encoding 30S ribosomal protein S17 — MKTAVVLSRKMDKTAVVSIERLVKHPLYQKLVRRSSRFKVHDPKNETKKGDVVLVAETRPISADKHWRLVKILKKAVQVEEAKV; from the coding sequence ATGAAGACGGCGGTAGTGCTGAGCCGCAAGATGGACAAGACCGCGGTGGTCTCCATTGAGCGTCTCGTGAAACATCCGCTCTACCAAAAATTGGTGCGTCGCAGCAGCCGCTTCAAGGTCCACGACCCCAAGAATGAGACCAAGAAGGGCGATGTGGTCTTGGTGGCCGAGACCCGTCCCATCAGTGCGGACAAGCATTGGCGTTTAGTGAAGATCCTTAAGAAGGCCGTCCAGGTCGAGGAGGCCAAGGTATGA
- the rplN gene encoding 50S ribosomal protein L14 encodes MIMPQTVLNVADNSGATKIMCIHVLGGTRRRYAAIGDIIVAAVKEAIPGAGVKKSEVVRAVIVRQRRVFSRPDGSNIRFDENAAVIINDQMNPRGTRIFGPVTRELREKNFMKIISLAPEVL; translated from the coding sequence ATGATCATGCCTCAGACGGTCTTGAACGTCGCCGACAACAGTGGCGCCACCAAGATCATGTGCATCCACGTGTTGGGCGGGACCCGCCGTCGTTACGCCGCTATCGGCGATATCATCGTGGCCGCCGTCAAGGAAGCCATCCCGGGAGCGGGTGTCAAAAAGAGCGAGGTCGTTCGGGCCGTCATCGTCCGCCAACGCCGTGTGTTCTCGCGGCCGGATGGGTCCAACATCCGTTTCGACGAGAATGCGGCCGTGATCATCAATGACCAAATGAACCCCCGGGGAACGCGCATCTTCGGGCCCGTGACCCGCGAACTGCGCGAGAAGAATTTCATGAAGATCATTTCCCTGGCCCCGGAGGTCCTGTAA